A single Triticum dicoccoides isolate Atlit2015 ecotype Zavitan chromosome 2A, WEW_v2.0, whole genome shotgun sequence DNA region contains:
- the LOC119359247 gene encoding histone H4-like — protein MSGRGKGAKGLGKGGAKRHRKILRDNIEGITKPAIRRLARRGGVKRIAGLVYGETRGVLHIFLEEVIRDVVAYTQHARRKTVTAMDVVFALKRHGRTLYGFGV, from the coding sequence ATGTCTGGGCGCGGCAAGGGCGCTAAGGGGCTGGGCAAGGGCGGCGCCAAGCGCCACCGGAAGATCCTCCGCGACAACATCGagggcatcaccaagccggcgatcCGGAGGCTGGCGAGGAGGGGCGGCGTGAAGCGCATCGCCGGCCTCGTCTACGGGGAGACCCGCGGTGTCCTCCATATCTTCCTCGAGGAAGTCATCCGCGACGTCGTCGCCTACACCCAGCACGCCCGCCGCAAGACCGTCACCGCCATGGACGTCGTCTTCGCGCTCAAGCGCCACGGCCGAACCCTCTACGGCTTCGGAGTCTAG